A window of the Lactuca sativa cultivar Salinas chromosome 5, Lsat_Salinas_v11, whole genome shotgun sequence genome harbors these coding sequences:
- the LOC111898397 gene encoding uncharacterized protein LOC111898397, with product MNRDTWMYGLQRHDKEYLTRLKDFLKVAEGHRVKKGERQIWCPCKKCQNCKNFTDSKSIEEHLICHGFMNGYTRWSRHGELLIDSNTVDTETNDDDIDDFDNDNYDQIDDILHDIQDDVPNKYFENFQQLFVDAEKPLYVGCTKFTKLSAMLKLFNLKANNGWSDKSFTNLLEILHEMLPEDNELPVSLYQAKKLVCPMGLEIERIHACPNDCMIYRDQYDGQDKCITCGKSRYIQKNTEEEDNVKRNAPPTKVLWYLPIIPRLKRLFVNAKDAKLLRWHFEKRSTDGIMRHVVDSPQWRNIDYEFKEFAAEIRNIRFGLS from the coding sequence ATGAATCGTGATACTTGGATGTATGGATTACAACGTCATGACAAAGAATACTTAACTAGGTTGAAGGATTTTCTTAAAGTTGCTGAGGGACATCGAGTAAAAAAAGGAGAAAGACAAATTTGGTGTCCTTGTAAAAAgtgtcaaaattgtaaaaattttaCCGATTCAAAGTCAATAGAAGAACACCTTATATGCCATGGGTTTATGAATGGGTATACTCGTTGGTCACGACATGGTGAGTTATTAATTGATAGTAATACGGTTGATACCGAAACTAACGACGATGACATTGACGATTTTGACAATGACAACTATGATCAAATAGATGACATTTTACATGATATTCAAGATGACGTTCCTAataaatattttgaaaattttcaacaaCTGTTTGTTGATGCAGAAAAACCGTTATATGTTGGGTGCACAAAATTTACCAAACTTTCTGCTATGCTGAAATTATTTAACTTAAAAGCGAATAATGGTTGGAGTGATAAAAGTTTTACAAACTTGCTAGAGATTTTGCATGAAATGCTTCCTGAAGATAATGAGCTACCTGTTTCATTATATCAAGCGAAAAAGTTGGTGTGTCCAATGGGTTTGGAAATCGAGAGAATTCATGCATGTCCAAATGATTGCATGATTTATAGAGATCAATATGATGGTCAAGATAAATGCATTACATGTGGTAAATCGCGCTATATACAGAAGAATACAGAAGAAGAAGACAATGTGAAAAGGAATGCACCCCCTACTAAAGTATTGTGGTATTTACCCATCATACCAAGACTAAAACGATTATTTGTAAACGCCAAAGATGCAAAGTTGTTGCGTTGGCATTTCGAGAAGCGTAGCACAGACGGAATAATGAGGCATGTGGTTGATTCTCCACAATGGAGAAATATTGATTACGAATTTAAGGAATTTGCTGCCGAGATTAGAAATATCCGATTCGGACTTAGTTAA